The sequence AATTTTAGCTTTTTCTTCTTCTAAAGCTTCTGTTTGGCCATAATCCATCATCCCACTTTCGCTATAAATAAACACTTCCATGCTCACATGCAACAAAGTAAAACGAACCTCTTTAAGCGAATGGGCGAACTTGATAGCGAACTTAATGGCGTTATAACATTCTTGCGTGTCACTAATCCCAAATAAAATATTCATAAGACCAACCTTACATGAAGTTTTGATATTATAGCAAATAAACCCTAATTACCGCTGAAGTTTAAAGCGCTACAATCCCAATAATAAAGCATTAAAAAGGTTAAACCATGCTCTTTATCAGTGCGACTAACACCAATGCCGGCAAAACCACTTGTGCCAGGCTATTAGCCAGATATTGCAATACTTGTGGCGTTAAAACCATTTTGTTAAAACCCATTGAAACCGGCGTTAATGATGCGATTAATCATTCTAGCGATGCGCATTTATTCTTACAAGATAACCGCCTTTTAGACAGCTCTTTAACATTAAACGACATTTCATTCTATCGTTATGGTAAAGCTTCAGCCCCCCTCATCGCCCAACAAGAAGAAGATCCAAACACCCCTATTGATACCCATCATTTAATCCAACGCATTCAAAAATTCACAAAAACTTATGATTTAGTCATCGTTGAAGGGGCTGGAGGGTTATGCGTGCCTGTCACTTTAGAAGAAAACATGCTGGATTTAGCCTTGAAATTAAAAGCCAAAACGCTTTTGATTAGCCATGACAATTTGGGTCTAATCAATGATTGTTTGTTGAATGACTTTTTATTGAAATCCCATAAAATGGATTATCAAATCGCTATCAATTTAAGAGAAAATAGCACCGCTTTTAATAGCATTAGTTTGCCTTATATTGAGCTTTTTAATGAGCGATCCAATAACCCCATTGTGATTTTTCAAAAAAGTTTAAAAAACTTAATGGATTTTACTCTTAAATAAGGAGCGGATAGAACGCACGCTGATAAAAAAGCCCCCAAGCAGTAAGGCGTATAAAATCCAGCTAAAAATGGGTTTTGAAATTTCAGCACTCTCTTTTAAGGGCTTTATAAAAATCGTATTAGGGAACATATCAAGCATGTTGATCCGCCAACCATAGTATTCAATCTCCACTTGCTGGTTGGCTAAACTTTGAGCGAGAGCTGTAATATCAGCAGAGTTGAACTTGAAATAAAAAGGGAAGCCAAAGCGCGTGTCTTCGTTGCGATAGACTTTCACGCTTTGCTTGTCTTTAGGGTCGTAAGTTTGTATGAAATAAACATCTCTAGTGGGGCTTTTTAGCGTCTTATTGGGCGTGTCTTCATTCATCCTTTTGACTTCCACCCCACTAATGACAGCCGTGCTATAATGGGGCATGCAATAGCTCACCACGAGCATGAGTGCTAAAAAGATTATCGTTACAAGGGATAAAACCACATTACGCACTACTTTTACCAACTTTATTCCTTAATAAAAATATCAGCCCTAACGCTCTTTATTTTTTACATGTGTTCGATCATCACGCTAGCGAATTCAGAGCATTTGACTTCTTTAGCCCCATCCATCAAACGAGCGAAATCATAAGTCACTTTCTTGCTCTTAATCGCTTTTTCCATAGCAGAGACAATCAAATCAGCCGCTTCCACCCAACCCATATGCCTTAACATCATTTCTGCACTCAAAATAATAGACCCCGGATTGACTTTATCTAGCCCAGCGTATTTAGGGGCGGTGCCATGGGTGGCTTCAAACATGCCCACTGTGTCGTTAAGATTAGCCCCAGGAGCGATCCCAATGCCCCCTACCATCGCCGCTAGTGCATCAGAGATATAGTCTCCGTTTAAATTCATGGTCGCAATGACGCTGTATTCATCCGGGCGCAAAAGGATTTGTTGCAAGAACGCATCAGCGATCATGTCTTTAATGATGATTTCTTTACCGGTTTTAGGGTTTTTCAAAGAACACCATGGACCTTTATCAATGACTTGAGCGTTAAACTCTTTTTGAGCGAGCGCATAGCCCCATTTCATGAACGCCCCTTCAGTGTACTTCATGATATTGCCCTTATGCACAAAAGTTACGCTTGGCTTGTCGTTATCAATAGCGTATTCAATCGCTTTTCTTACCAATCTTTCTGTGCCTTCTTTACTGATGGGTTTTACCCCTATGCCACTGCTTTCAGGGAAACGGATTTTTTTAACCTTTAGTTCGTTTTGTAAAAAATGGATGAGTTTTTTCGCTTCCGTGCTGCCTTCTTGCCATTCAATGCCCGCATAAATGTCTTCAGAATTTTCTCTAAAGATCACCATATCCACTTTTTGAGGCTCTTTAACCGGACTTGGACTCCCATACCACCTTACTGGTCTCAAGCACACATACAAATCCATTTTTTGGCGTAACGCCACATTTAACGATCTAAACCCCTCACCAATAGGCGTGGTCAAAGGCCCTTTAATAGAAACTTTATAATGGTTGATTGCTTCAATAGTGTCCGGTAAGAGCCATTGCTCTTCTGGGCTTAATTCCTTATGATCTTTAAATTTTTGATAGCATTTTTCGCCTACAAACACTTCATACCATGCGATTTTCTTCTCGCCCTTGTAAGCTTTTTGAACCGCACTATCCACCACTTTAATCATCGCTGGGGTAATATCCGATCCAATGCCATCGCCTTCAATAAAAGGGATAATAGGGCAATTTGGCACATACAATTTGCCATTTTTAATCGTAATTTCTTCGCCCTCTTTAGGTTTTTCTAAAAATTTAGGGTTGTAAGCCATCTCTCATCCTTTTTTATAAATTTAGGTGATTATACTAGCATAAAAACATGACTTAACCCTTAATCAAATCTTTTAATCTTTTTTAGAGGCGTGTTTAAAAGTAGCGTTTAGAAATAACTTGAAAAAACGAAATGTTTTTAAAAAAATATTTAATTTTTTGGCTTATAATTTATCATTCATTCTGAAACTTTAAGGAAGTCAAATGTCTGTTACTTTAATCAATAATGAAAATAATGAACGCTACGAATTTGAGATAATTGAATGCACCCGTGGACCTAAAGCGGTGGATTTTTCCAAGCTTTTTGAAACGACTGGGTTTTTTTCTTACGACCCAGGGTATTCTTCCACTGCCGGTTGCCAATCCACCATAAGCTATATCAATGGTAAACAAGGCGAATTGTATTACAGAGGGCATAAAATAGAAGATCTAGTCGCCAAATACCAATATGTAGATGTGTGCAAATTGCTCCTTACAGGGGAATTGCCTAAAAATCAAGAGGAAAGCCTAGAGTTTGAACTAGAATTACGTCACAGAAGTTTTGTGCATGAAAGCTTACTCAACATGTTTTCAGCCTTCCCCACTAACGCCCACCCTATGGCAAAACTCTCTAGCGGTGTGTCTATTTTATCCACTCTTTATTCCACGCACCAAAACATGCACACTGAAGAAGATTACCAAACGATGGCAAGAAGGATCATCGCCAAAATCCCCACTCTTGCGGCTATTTGCTATCGTAATGAAGTGGGAGCACCTATTATTTATCCGGATATTGCACGCTCTTATGTGGAAAATATCCTTTTTATGTTGAGAGGTTATCCTTATAGCCGCTTAAAACACACCACCAAAGGCGAAGTCGAAATCACGCCCCTAGAAATAGAAGCCTTTGACAAGATTCTAACTTTACACGCCGATCACAGCCAAAACGCCTCTTCTACCACCGTAAGGAATGTCGCTAGCACCGGCGTGCACCCTTATGCTGCAATTAGTGCGGGGATTAGCGCTTTATGGGGGCATTTGCATGGCGGAGCGAATGAAAAAGTCCTTTTGCAATTAGAAGAAATCGGCGATGTGAAAAATGTGGATAAATACATCGCACGAGTGAAAGATAAAAACGACAGCTTCAAACTCATGGGCTTTGGGCATAGGGTGTATAAGAGTTACGATCCGCGTGCCAAAATCCTAAAAGGCTTGAAAGATGAATTGCATAAAAAAGGCGTTAAAATGGACGAAAGGTTAAGCGAAATCGCCGCTAAAGTGGAAGAAATCGCCCTAAAAGACGAGTATTTCATTGAAAGGAATCTCTACCCTAATGTGGATTTTTACTCCGGCACAATCTTAAGGGCTTTAAAAATTCCGGTGCGTTTTTTCACGCCGGTTTTTGTCATCGGCAGAACCGTGGGTTGGTGTGCACAACTTTTAGAGCATGTCAAAAACCCTCAAGCCAAAATCACGCGCCCAAGACAGGTTTATGTGGGGAAATAACCACTACCACAAAAAGGGGGGGGTTAACCCCCACAATTTAACAATCCACCAATAAAAAACTCAATTTGATAAACAAAAGTCAAAAACCGCTTTTATTTGTTTAACATTTGTTTAGAAATACCACAAAACTTTTTTTGAAAGGGCAAAAACGCCCCATTATTTTAAAAAACCCATTAATTTAGAGTATATTAAGCTTGTGATATGGCTTTACTTAAATTCTTGCAAGACTTCTTCACAAAACAATTTTATTCCAAAAAGAATATTTATGAAAAAACCCTATTACTCTCTATTCATTGCTCTTAAACGCTGAATGCAACGATTATTTTGTAAGCATTGGCTATCAAATCGGTCAAGCCACGCAGATGGTTAAAAACACCGGCACGATCAAAAGGCTTTCAGACACTTATGAAAATTTAAACAACCTTTTAGATCGTTTCAACAAATTGAATTGGGCAGTCACTAACGCTAGCAGTACCACTAGTATCAATGGCGCGATCAACAATCTCAATGAAGGCGTTAAAAATCTAACCCAAAACACCACCTCTTCGCCCGCGTATCAGACGGTGCTTTTAGCTCTCAATTCTGCAGTGGCGATGCGGCAATTCGTCGCTCCCAATATTTGGCTACGGAAACAATGGAAACACTTTTCAAAACACCTCCGCTAGGACGACTAACTGCAACCGCACTCAACATGTAGGGGTTCAAGGTACTCTCAAAACCGATGAATCCAAAAAGATCAATGAAGCCTACCAAAAGATCTAGGCGGTTTTAAAACAAGGGATGAGTGCTTTAGGAACAAATGGTAACGCTGAAGTCACAGTGGATACGCTAAAAAACGGCTCAGGTAGTAGTGGTAGCGGAACAAGTGCAGACCAGAAAGTCAAAAATGACGCTCAAACCCTACTCACCAACGCTAGCACCATCATAGACACACTTAAAACCCAATGCCCATGGCTAGAAACAAGCGATGGCGGTAAAGCATTTGGATAAACTAGCACGAGTGGGGCAGTGTGTAGTATCTTTAAAAACACTTCAGATAGCATCACAACATGATCGCTAACGCCAATAAAGTCGTGAACCAAACTAAAGCCCTTAATAGCACACAAGAAAGTCAAATCCAAAACCTAGGCCAATTCAACCCTTTCAACACTAACGAGACAGCATTCGCTGACAAAATGCTCCAAAAACGCTTGATATCCCAATCAGCGCTCCTCAATCTCGCCACTCAAGTGGCGAATAATTTCAAAAGCATCAATTCCTTGCAACAACACTACATGCAAACATGCCTAGGAGGCGTTGGTGGGGTTGGTCATAACGCTAGGTATTCAAGCTGCGCAAAGCTTGCATCCACTTTAGGCACTTTAGAAAACACCGTGGCTTATTATGGCGATCAGATCAATTGGGCTGAAACCATCGCTAACACGCTACTCAATTTCTCTAACAGCGTTGATCCTTTGCAAAACACCTATAATTTCAACCAAAACGCTTACAATCAAATGCAAGTGCTGCACAACAATTAGCCAACAACCCTTTTAGAAGCGTAGTAAGGATTAGCTCTCAAAACAACAACGGTGCGATGAATGGGATCGGTTTTCAAGTGGGCTATAAGCAATTTTTTGGCAAAAAGAAACGATGGGGCACTAGATATTATGGCTTTGTGGATTACAACCATGCCTATACCAAATCCCAATTTTTCAATGCCGCTTCTGAGGTTTGAACTTATGGCGTGGGCACGGACGCTCTCTATAATTCATCAACGACAAAGCCACCAACTTTTAGGTAAAAACAACAAGCTCTCTGTGGGGGTTTATGGCGGTATCGCAAAGGTACTTAACACGATTATCCATAAGAATGCTCGCCATGATAAAGAATTTGATAAATCCCCAACCAAACGAATTTAAAAGTCTTTTGGGGCTTTTTTCCAGCGGTGTGTTTTCATCTTTGATTTAAATATAGCATGGAATTGCCTATATCTTCAGCGTTTAAAATATCAGAGTTGAAGCATTTTAAGATTCCAACCAATTCCTTTTCTTTGCTCGCTTTTCGTAAATTTTGCAACGCTTTAAGAGAATTGAGAGCGGGCAACTCTATGGGAATAAATGCGGCGTTTTCTTTATAGATTTGAGCGATTTTATCTAAATCAGAATGGATTGAACCAGAATTGTGCGTTTCGCTTTCATAAGTTAGAGTCATTGCCTTGGGATAAAGAGAGGGGTTGTAGAAAAATTGCAGTTGTGGTTTAGCCTTTAGCTGGTTGTTTTGATTGATAAGGTTTGCCATGTGATCGTTATCATTTGCATAGGTGTGGTATTGGATAGTAAGAGGGATAGTGGCATGCTCAAATTCAGTGCGGATGCTAATAAGATTAGCAGTGTTCCCTTGGTAAAAAAGGTTTTTAAGTTGTCGTTATTGGGTTTGATTTTCCTAAATTCACTAACAAGTGTGGCATGTTCAGGGGGAAGACTGACTTGATTGATAAGAGGATCACAAAGACCTGTGTTGATGTAAAGGGCTTCTAAAAGATTGGTTTTGCCCATATCGTTTTGACCGGTAAAAAAGTTGATGGGTTTAAAACTTTCCATTTTAAGGTGTTTGAAATTTTTGTAATTTTCAATCTCTACGCTTTTAATCATTTAAATTCGCCTTTTAGTTCGCTTGATGCCGCTTATTGGCGCATCGCTTTCATTTTATCTTAATTTTATTTAAAGCCTTTGAGATAGGTATTTGATCGCATTCAAATAGCTTTTATTGTTCGCTTTGTTTTGATAAGCAATATCAAATGCAGTGCCATGGTCAGTGGAAGCACGCAAAATAGGGGCGTTCAAACTCACATTGATGCTCTCATCAAAATAGAGTGCCTTTAAAGGGGCTAACCCCACATCATGGCTCATGCTCACATAAAAAGGCGTTATTTGGCGCTTATTGGGGGCAAAAGCGCTATCAGCCGGCAGTGGTCCTAGAAAACATTCAAAGCCTAGCGTTTGGTTACTCTCTTGAATGGCTTTTAAAATCTTTTCATCTTCTTCTCCAAACAAACCCTCTTCGCCCGCATGAGGGTTAAAACCACACACTTGAATAATTTGAGCTTGAGTGCTTTTTTGAAACGCCAATAAAAACTGGACTAACGCTTTTACTTGAATGAGTTGAGAAACCGCCCTTAAAGGCACATGGTCGCTAAATAGTCCCACAAAGAGTTTAGGACACCCAAGCATCATAATGATTTGATGCTCTTTGTAGCGTTGTTTTAAAAAATCGGTATGCCCCACGAAAGGGATTTGAGCTTGTTGCCATGCGAGTTTATTGATAGGCATGGTGCAAATGCTATCCACTTCTTTATCATCTGCTAACTCGCAAGCTTTTCTAAAACTCTCAAAGCTATACGCTCCGCTTTGAGCGCTGACTTTGCCTATCGTGCTAGAGTTGAATGAAGGTAAGGGGGAATTTATAGCGATAGCATTAAGCGGCTTTACTTCATAAGCGTTAGTAAGTAATTGATTGGCTCGCCCTAAAAGTTCGCTATGAATGAGATACAATGGCTCACAAAGCACGCTCACTTCCTTATGGCTTTTTAAAATCAATTCTAAGCCTATACCTTGAATATCCCCACAACTGATCGCAATTTTCTTTTTAACCATTTTAGCGTTTAATGAGTTGCGCCATTTCTAAAATCGCTTTTTCTAAGCCCACTAAAACCGCTTTTGAAATCACGCTATGACCGATATTAAGCTCTCTTAAAGAAGGGATTTTTAATAATTCTTTCACATTGGAGTAATTTAACCCATGCCCTGCACACACCATAATACCCATAAAAAACGCTTCCTTACTCATCTTCCTTAATTGCAAAAAGGCGTTGTGTAATTCTTCTTTCAACTCTTTAGGGCTTTTTTCTTTGAGCGCACTAATGGCATGGATTTGATTGTTAGCGTTAGAATACAAGGCGTTGTGCAAATTCGCATACACGCCGGTATGAAACTCCACTTGTTTGACTTGATGCTCTCTTGCAAAATGCAAAGCGTCTTCTAAAGGATCAATGAATAAAGACACTTCAATGCCTTTGTTTTGATACGCCTTAATAGTTTCCCCTAAACCCTTTAGAGAACAATCCAACCCCCCCTCTGTCGTAACTTCGTTTCTATTTTCAGGCACGATGGTAACCTTACTTGGCTTATTCTTTAAGGAGCATAAAAAATCAGTGATATGAGCATTAATAGAGCATTCAATATTAATAGGTAAAGGGCTAATCTCAAGCAGTCTCAAAACATCTTCATTTTGAATGTGTCGTTTGTCTTCTCTCAAATGGATAGTGATTAAATCCACTTTATGGGTGTTTTTAGCGATGAATAGGGCTTCTAAAATCTCAGGCTCGTAAGTTTTCCTCACTTCTCTTAAAGTAACAATATGATCAATATTCAATCCAAAACGCATGGCTATCCTTTATTTTGTAATAATGATTTTTGAAATTGTAACACAAAAACCCTCCCTATGTATAAGATTTTATCATCAAGCTATCTTTTGCTATAATAACTGAAGTAAAAATACTAAATCTAATAAAAAGTGTTGTGGGTGCTATATTTTTTAACCAGTCTATTCATTTGCTCTTTGATTGTTTTGTGGTCTAAAAAATCCACGCTCTTTGTGGATAACGCCAACAAGATCCAGGGCTTCCATCACGCAAGAACCCCACGAGCTGGGGGGCTTGGGATCTTTCTTTCTTTCGTGTTGGCTTGTTTTTTTGAGCCTTTAGAGATGCCTTTTAAGGGATCTTTTGTTTTTTTGGGGCTATTATTAGTCTTTTTGAGCGGCTTTTTAGAAGACATTAACCTTTCGCTTAGCCCCAAAACGCGCCTTATTTTGCAAGGCATAGGGGTCGTTTGCATCATTTCATCAACGCCTTTAGTGGTGAGCGATTTTTCGCCTCTTTTTAGCCTACCTTATTTTATCGCTTTTTTATTCGCTATTTTTATGCTTGTAGGTATCAGTAACGCTATCAATATTATTGATGGGTTTAACGGGCTTGCGTCTGGGATTTGCACGATCACGCTTTTAATCGTCCATTACATAGAGCCTAATGGTCCATCGTGTTTGTTAGCTTACATGGTGCTTGGGTTTATGGTGTTAAATTTCCCTTTAGGAAAGATTTTTTTAGGTGATGGGGGGGCGTATTTTTTAGGGTTGGCGTGCGGAATTTCCCTCTTATATTTGAGTTTAGAGCAAAAAATCAGCGTGTTTTTTGGATTAAATTTAATGCTTTATCCAATCATAGAGGTGCTTTTTAGTATCCTTAGGCGCAAAATAAAACGCCAAAAAGCCACCATGCCAGATAATTTGCATTTGCACACCCTTTTATTCAAATTCTTGCAACGGCGCTCTTTGGGTTATCCTAATTCTTTATGCGCCTTTATCATCATTGTATGCAACCTGCCTTTTATCTTAACAAGCGTCTTATTCCGCTTGAATCCTTATGCACTCATTATTATTGGCCTAGTCTTTATCGCATGCTATTTAATGGGCTATTTTTATTTAAACAGGCAAGTTTGTGCCCTAGAAAAACGAGCATCTTAATGAAAAGGCTTAAAGGTCTTTTTTTGAGCTTGCTTTTATGCTTGTATCCTTTAGAGAGCAAGCCTTTGAGTAACGGAGCATATGTTTTAGAAGAAATTGGCGATGTGCTCAGGTTTTTGCCTATTTTTGTCGGCACGGTTAGTTTAGCGATGCGAGATTATAGGGGGTTAGGGGAGTTAGCGGTAGGCACTTTAGTCACTCAAGGGGTGATTTATGGCATTAAAGGAGCGCTCAGTTCCGCCCATAAGAATGGGGCTAGAGTGGATTTTGCCAAACGCCCATGCTGTAATTCTTGGAGAGGCATGCCAAGCGGACATGCTGGGGGAGCATTTAGTGCGGCTGGGTTTGTGTATTACCGCTATGGGTGGAAGCCGGCTCTTCCTGTGATCGCTCTTGCATTCCTTACGGATGTTAGCAGAGTAGTAGCCAAAAAGCACACGATCTTGCAAGTTACGATTGGCAGCCTTATTTCTTGGGGATTTGCTTATTTATTCACTTCACGCTATAAGCCTAAACAATGGATGCTCTATCCTGAAATTTCTAGCGATTTTAAGGGGAGAAACCGCTATGGGGTGAGCTTTTCTTATGAATGGTAAAGGGATAAAATGTTAAAAAAGTTATTGTTTATTGCACTATTTTTAGGGTTTTTAAGAGCGGA comes from Helicobacter acinonychis and encodes:
- the pdxJ gene encoding pyridoxine 5'-phosphate synthase; its protein translation is MRFGLNIDHIVTLREVRKTYEPEILEALFIAKNTHKVDLITIHLREDKRHIQNEDVLRLLEISPLPINIECSINAHITDFLCSLKNKPSKVTIVPENRNEVTTEGGLDCSLKGLGETIKAYQNKGIEVSLFIDPLEDALHFAREHQVKQVEFHTGVYANLHNALYSNANNQIHAISALKEKSPKELKEELHNAFLQLRKMSKEAFFMGIMVCAGHGLNYSNVKELLKIPSLRELNIGHSVISKAVLVGLEKAILEMAQLIKR
- a CDS encoding phosphatase PAP2 family protein, whose translation is MKRLKGLFLSLLLCLYPLESKPLSNGAYVLEEIGDVLRFLPIFVGTVSLAMRDYRGLGELAVGTLVTQGVIYGIKGALSSAHKNGARVDFAKRPCCNSWRGMPSGHAGGAFSAAGFVYYRYGWKPALPVIALAFLTDVSRVVAKKHTILQVTIGSLISWGFAYLFTSRYKPKQWMLYPEISSDFKGRNRYGVSFSYEW
- the bioD gene encoding dethiobiotin synthase, which encodes MLFISATNTNAGKTTCARLLARYCNTCGVKTILLKPIETGVNDAINHSSDAHLFLQDNRLLDSSLTLNDISFYRYGKASAPLIAQQEEDPNTPIDTHHLIQRIQKFTKTYDLVIVEGAGGLCVPVTLEENMLDLALKLKAKTLLISHDNLGLINDCLLNDFLLKSHKMDYQIAINLRENSTAFNSISLPYIELFNERSNNPIVIFQKSLKNLMDFTLK
- the icd gene encoding isocitrate dehydrogenase (NADP(+)), whose product is MAYNPKFLEKPKEGEEITIKNGKLYVPNCPIIPFIEGDGIGSDITPAMIKVVDSAVQKAYKGEKKIAWYEVFVGEKCYQKFKDHKELSPEEQWLLPDTIEAINHYKVSIKGPLTTPIGEGFRSLNVALRQKMDLYVCLRPVRWYGSPSPVKEPQKVDMVIFRENSEDIYAGIEWQEGSTEAKKLIHFLQNELKVKKIRFPESSGIGVKPISKEGTERLVRKAIEYAIDNDKPSVTFVHKGNIMKYTEGAFMKWGYALAQKEFNAQVIDKGPWCSLKNPKTGKEIIIKDMIADAFLQQILLRPDEYSVIATMNLNGDYISDALAAMVGGIGIAPGANLNDTVGMFEATHGTAPKYAGLDKVNPGSIILSAEMMLRHMGWVEAADLIVSAMEKAIKSKKVTYDFARLMDGAKEVKCSEFASVMIEHM
- the pdxA gene encoding 4-hydroxythreonine-4-phosphate dehydrogenase, which gives rise to MVKKKIAISCGDIQGIGLELILKSHKEVSVLCEPLYLIHSELLGRANQLLTNAYEVKPLNAIAINSPLPSFNSSTIGKVSAQSGAYSFESFRKACELADDKEVDSICTMPINKLAWQQAQIPFVGHTDFLKQRYKEHQIIMMLGCPKLFVGLFSDHVPLRAVSQLIQVKALVQFLLAFQKSTQAQIIQVCGFNPHAGEEGLFGEEDEKILKAIQESNQTLGFECFLGPLPADSAFAPNKRQITPFYVSMSHDVGLAPLKALYFDESINVSLNAPILRASTDHGTAFDIAYQNKANNKSYLNAIKYLSQRL
- a CDS encoding SabA family sialic acid-binding adhesin; protein product: MLLNAECNDYFVSIGYQIGQATQMVKNTGTIKRLSDTYENLNNLLDRFNKLNWAVTNASSTTSINGAINNLNEGVKNLTQNTTSSPAYQTVLLALNSAVAMRQFVAPNIWLRKQWKHFSKHLR
- a CDS encoding SabA family sialic acid-binding adhesin gives rise to the protein MSALGTNGNAEVTVDTLKNGSGSSGSGTSADQKVKNDAQTLLTNASTIIDTLKTQCPWLETSDGGKAFG
- a CDS encoding citrate synthase — encoded protein: MSVTLINNENNERYEFEIIECTRGPKAVDFSKLFETTGFFSYDPGYSSTAGCQSTISYINGKQGELYYRGHKIEDLVAKYQYVDVCKLLLTGELPKNQEESLEFELELRHRSFVHESLLNMFSAFPTNAHPMAKLSSGVSILSTLYSTHQNMHTEEDYQTMARRIIAKIPTLAAICYRNEVGAPIIYPDIARSYVENILFMLRGYPYSRLKHTTKGEVEITPLEIEAFDKILTLHADHSQNASSTTVRNVASTGVHPYAAISAGISALWGHLHGGANEKVLLQLEEIGDVKNVDKYIARVKDKNDSFKLMGFGHRVYKSYDPRAKILKGLKDELHKKGVKMDERLSEIAAKVEEIALKDEYFIERNLYPNVDFYSGTILRALKIPVRFFTPVFVIGRTVGWCAQLLEHVKNPQAKITRPRQVYVGK
- a CDS encoding DUF1523 family protein yields the protein MVKVVRNVVLSLVTIIFLALMLVVSYCMPHYSTAVISGVEVKRMNEDTPNKTLKSPTRDVYFIQTYDPKDKQSVKVYRNEDTRFGFPFYFKFNSADITALAQSLANQQVEIEYYGWRINMLDMFPNTIFIKPLKESAEISKPIFSWILYALLLGGFFISVRSIRSLFKSKIH
- the wecA gene encoding undecaprenylphosphate N-acetylglucosaminyl transferase WecA → MLWVLYFLTSLFICSLIVLWSKKSTLFVDNANKIQGFHHARTPRAGGLGIFLSFVLACFFEPLEMPFKGSFVFLGLLLVFLSGFLEDINLSLSPKTRLILQGIGVVCIISSTPLVVSDFSPLFSLPYFIAFLFAIFMLVGISNAINIIDGFNGLASGICTITLLIVHYIEPNGPSCLLAYMVLGFMVLNFPLGKIFLGDGGAYFLGLACGISLLYLSLEQKISVFFGLNLMLYPIIEVLFSILRRKIKRQKATMPDNLHLHTLLFKFLQRRSLGYPNSLCAFIIIVCNLPFILTSVLFRLNPYALIIIGLVFIACYLMGYFYLNRQVCALEKRAS